From Cyclobacteriaceae bacterium, a single genomic window includes:
- a CDS encoding conjugal transfer protein TraI, translating into MNRFRKSLFITLLGTITLVATPVREAKAIAILEIIRQAVIKVIKAVDLMIQRIQNKTIWLQNAQKVLENKLSQFKLDEIAQWTEKQRQLYKKYYDELWQIRNNLANYHRIALAIQRQKQLVAQYKFTWQMVSQDKHFTRSEIDYIYVVYTGILNDSLYNLDQILLVINSYKTQMSDAKRLEIINKASEGIEKNYDDLQQFNNQNIQLSLNRAKNQQEVDAVRKLYGLPTE; encoded by the coding sequence ATGAATCGATTCAGGAAATCACTTTTTATCACGCTTTTGGGAACGATAACACTTGTGGCAACACCTGTGCGTGAAGCAAAGGCAATTGCAATCCTCGAAATAATCAGGCAAGCCGTGATCAAAGTTATCAAGGCCGTTGACCTCATGATCCAGCGAATCCAGAACAAGACGATCTGGCTTCAAAATGCTCAAAAGGTATTGGAGAACAAGCTATCTCAATTCAAGCTTGACGAAATCGCTCAATGGACTGAAAAGCAAAGGCAACTCTACAAGAAGTATTATGATGAACTCTGGCAGATAAGGAACAACCTGGCCAATTATCACCGGATAGCCCTTGCTATTCAGCGTCAGAAGCAACTTGTTGCGCAGTATAAGTTCACCTGGCAGATGGTAAGTCAGGACAAGCATTTTACGCGGTCCGAGATTGATTACATCTATGTAGTCTACACCGGCATCCTGAACGATAGCCTTTATAACCTCGATCAGATACTGCTGGTAATTAATTCCTACAAGACACAAATGTCTGATGCCAAACGACTGGAGATCATCAACAAGGCCAGCGAGGGTATTGAAAAGAACTACGACGATCTCCAGCAATTCAATAACCAGAATATCCAACTGAGCCTTAATAGAGCCAAGAACCAGCAAGAGGTGGACGCTGTCAGGAAACTTTATGGATTACCAACCGAATAA
- the traG gene encoding TraG family conjugative transposon ATPase yields MSQPISLSKVFPIYKVEHDCILSKQGDITLAYEVTLPEIFTLSDQEYEAFHQVLVKAIKVLPAYSIFHKQDWFFSKGYKADFESKDTSFLSRASERFFNERPYLDHRCQIFLTRKPANRKPSSSVFSNLIRRTIVPEETLNPQRMQEFLDNAGQFERILQDSGFIKLQRIRDDQLAGTEESPGLLERYCFLLAESDKPVVSDIHFRDELRIGDQHCQLYSLADVEDLPSLCGSRINYDKYSTDKTKFSVGFASPLGQLLSCNHIFNQYIFIEDSHKTVKQLESKRLRLQSLSTYSRENSISRDATNDFLNEAISSQKLPVKAHFNIMLWTENKQELKELKTQVSSALAQMDSVARQETDGAPQIFWAGLPGNEADFPMNDTFDTFAEQATCFLNLETNYQSSISPVGIRLGDRLTGKPIHVDISDEPVKKGICTNRNKFILGPSGSGKSFFTNHMVRSYYEQGTHIVLVDVGHSYKGLCDLVNGYYFTYDEANPIRFNPFYIGQGDTLDTEKKESIKTLLLALWKKDDETFNRSEYVALSISLQMYYKQLNENRKLFPCFDTFYEFLRDVFVATLKEDKVKEKDFDVENFLYVLRPYYKGGEFDYLLNARENLDLLKERFIVFELDNIKDHPILFPVVTIIIMEVFISKMRKLKGVRKMILIEEAWKAIAREGMAEYIKYLFKTVRKFYGEAIVVTQEVEDIISSPVVKQAIINNSDCKILLDQSKYQNKFDQIQELLGLTEKEKALVLSINKSNDPSRKYKEVFISLGGMLSKVYATEVSLEEYLAYTTEESEKIKVQAYSKKWGGDIRKGIAELANDIRSGKS; encoded by the coding sequence ATGAGTCAGCCAATTTCCCTCTCGAAAGTATTTCCCATCTACAAAGTCGAGCACGACTGTATCCTGTCAAAGCAGGGTGACATTACCCTTGCCTACGAGGTGACTCTCCCGGAGATATTCACGTTGTCGGATCAGGAATACGAAGCCTTCCACCAAGTGTTGGTCAAGGCCATCAAAGTTCTACCGGCCTATTCTATTTTCCATAAACAGGATTGGTTTTTCTCAAAGGGATACAAGGCTGATTTTGAATCCAAAGACACGTCATTTCTCTCGCGGGCAAGCGAGAGATTTTTCAATGAGCGCCCATACCTGGATCACCGATGCCAGATCTTCCTTACAAGGAAACCGGCCAATAGAAAGCCATCCAGCTCAGTGTTCTCAAATCTCATTCGCCGGACCATCGTGCCGGAGGAAACGCTCAATCCACAACGGATGCAGGAGTTTCTTGACAACGCAGGTCAGTTTGAAAGGATACTCCAGGACAGTGGGTTCATAAAGCTTCAACGTATCAGGGATGATCAACTTGCAGGGACGGAAGAAAGCCCCGGACTCCTGGAGAGGTATTGCTTTCTTCTGGCAGAGTCAGACAAACCAGTGGTGAGCGACATTCATTTCCGGGATGAACTGCGGATTGGAGATCAGCATTGCCAACTGTATTCCCTTGCTGACGTTGAAGACCTGCCTTCATTATGTGGATCACGTATTAACTACGACAAATACTCCACCGACAAGACAAAGTTCAGCGTCGGATTTGCGTCTCCGCTGGGTCAATTGCTTTCGTGTAATCACATCTTCAATCAATACATATTCATTGAAGATTCACACAAAACGGTCAAGCAACTCGAAAGCAAACGGCTGAGACTGCAATCTCTTTCCACCTATTCCAGGGAAAACTCCATCAGCCGCGACGCGACCAATGATTTCCTGAACGAGGCTATTTCATCTCAAAAGCTTCCCGTCAAGGCACATTTTAACATTATGCTTTGGACTGAGAACAAGCAAGAGCTAAAAGAACTTAAAACGCAAGTCTCGTCGGCTTTAGCACAAATGGATTCAGTAGCCCGCCAGGAAACCGATGGAGCCCCGCAGATTTTCTGGGCAGGTCTTCCGGGAAACGAGGCAGACTTTCCTATGAATGACACCTTCGACACGTTCGCCGAACAGGCGACTTGCTTTCTCAATCTCGAAACGAATTATCAATCGTCCATTAGTCCTGTGGGCATCCGCCTTGGCGACAGGTTAACTGGCAAACCTATTCACGTTGATATTTCTGACGAACCGGTAAAGAAGGGAATATGTACCAACCGGAATAAGTTCATACTTGGCCCTTCCGGAAGCGGAAAATCATTCTTCACCAACCACATGGTCCGCTCATATTATGAGCAGGGTACCCACATCGTACTTGTGGACGTTGGTCATTCTTACAAGGGGTTGTGTGACCTGGTGAATGGATATTACTTCACTTACGACGAAGCCAATCCTATTCGATTCAATCCCTTCTATATCGGACAGGGAGACACGCTTGACACCGAAAAGAAGGAGAGCATCAAAACACTTCTGCTTGCCCTTTGGAAAAAGGATGATGAGACATTTAACCGCTCAGAATACGTAGCATTGTCCATTTCCCTTCAGATGTATTACAAGCAACTGAACGAAAACAGGAAACTGTTCCCATGCTTTGACACATTCTACGAATTTCTAAGGGATGTCTTTGTCGCGACCCTCAAGGAAGATAAAGTCAAGGAAAAGGACTTCGACGTAGAAAATTTCCTATACGTTCTACGGCCTTACTATAAAGGTGGCGAGTTTGATTACCTGCTGAATGCCAGGGAGAATCTTGATTTATTAAAGGAAAGGTTCATCGTCTTTGAGCTGGACAACATTAAGGATCACCCGATCCTGTTCCCGGTTGTCACAATCATTATTATGGAAGTCTTCATTTCCAAGATGCGGAAGCTGAAAGGAGTTCGCAAGATGATCCTTATCGAAGAGGCATGGAAGGCAATTGCTCGCGAAGGCATGGCGGAATATATCAAGTACCTATTCAAGACAGTTCGAAAATTCTACGGAGAGGCAATTGTTGTCACCCAGGAGGTTGAAGACATTATAAGCTCACCGGTTGTCAAGCAGGCAATCATCAACAACTCAGACTGCAAGATCCTTCTGGATCAAAGCAAGTACCAGAACAAGTTCGACCAGATACAGGAACTCTTGGGATTAACTGAGAAGGAGAAGGCTCTCGTACTCTCCATCAATAAAAGCAATGATCCCTCTCGCAAGTACAAAGAGGTGTTTATCAGCCTTGGCGGGATGCTATCGAAAGTTTATGCCACTGAAGTTTCCTTGGAGGAGTATCTGGCTTATACAACAGAGGAATCCGAAAAGATTAAAGTTCAGGCCTATTCTAAAAAATGGGGAGGAGATATCCGCAAAGGCATTGCTGAGTTGGCGAACGATATACGGTCAGGTAAATCTTAA
- a CDS encoding DUF4133 domain-containing protein, whose translation MSSIYKINKGINKPIEFKGLKAQYIAYLAVGLIGLLILFAILYIAGVNMFFCLALVGILGTILFMTVYRMSDKYGQYGLLKKLAIRSIPDAVTGRTRKIFTQLTKANHP comes from the coding sequence ATGAGCAGCATTTATAAGATCAACAAGGGAATCAACAAGCCAATCGAGTTTAAAGGACTCAAGGCACAATACATCGCATACTTGGCGGTGGGCTTGATAGGATTGTTGATCCTGTTCGCAATACTCTACATCGCCGGTGTCAATATGTTCTTCTGCTTGGCCCTCGTCGGGATACTCGGAACTATTTTGTTCATGACCGTCTACCGGATGAGTGATAAATACGGGCAATACGGTCTGCTAAAGAAGTTGGCCATCCGGAGTATCCCGGACGCCGTCACTGGAAGGACACGCAAGATTTTCACTCAACTCACAAAGGCAAATCATCCATGA
- a CDS encoding DUF4134 domain-containing protein, giving the protein MKQRIHLTIRKGRAFGLAVVIYALTLLLPAHAQDGNAGINEATMRVRSYFTTGTSLMYAIGAILGLVGAVKVYQKWNSGDPDTGKVAAAWFGSCVFLVIVATVLRSFFGI; this is encoded by the coding sequence ATGAAACAGAGGATTCATTTAACAATCAGAAAAGGCAGGGCTTTTGGACTGGCGGTGGTTATCTACGCCTTGACTCTTCTCTTGCCAGCTCATGCCCAGGACGGCAATGCCGGAATCAATGAGGCAACAATGAGAGTGAGAAGTTATTTCACCACCGGCACAAGCCTTATGTATGCCATCGGTGCAATTCTCGGTCTTGTCGGGGCCGTCAAGGTTTATCAAAAATGGAATAGTGGTGATCCGGATACAGGGAAGGTGGCTGCTGCTTGGTTCGGAAGCTGTGTATTTCTTGTCATTGTTGCTACCGTGCTTCGCTCATTCTTCGGAATCTAA
- a CDS encoding DEAD/DEAH box helicase family protein yields the protein MKLKFDSSQPYQLTAISSIVDLFDGQPLSQGDFSIELTAYDNFGQKSLLQTELGTGNNLLLSDESILKNLQRTQEKNDLDHTNEDEFKENALNFSVEMETGTGKTYVYLRTIFELSHKYGFKKFIVVVPSVAIREGALKNIEITKDHFKALYNNIEFEYFVYDSRKANRLRQFATSNQLQIMIINIDAFRKDFSDDDDSKKSNVIFKESDKLSGRKPIEFVQAARPFVIIDEPQSVDGTPKAQEAIKSLNPLCIFRYSATHKNVYNLVHKLDPIKAYELRLVKQIVVASVEGVNAQNDAYIKLLAVDNKKGIQARIAIHENTPKGPREKKIWVKQNADLYVLSNERENYRNGFQITDISAEPGNEYIDFTLGRLMLGQERGGVRNDLMEVQIRNTIKRHLDKELQLKGKGIKVLSLFFIDRVSNYREYDAEGRPVKGKFAQQFEKHYQELIKQPQYKELDEFSVDRIHDGYFSQDKKGAFKDTSGSTKDDDDTYAKIMQNKEQLLSNEEPLKFIFSHSALREGWDNPNVFQICTLNESRSAMKKRQEIGRGLRLPVNQNGERVFDDNINKLLIIANESYEDFARALQTEYEDDCGVTFGKIPKIGFSNLIQKVEAGVEIGLGRIGSEKVWTELAAKGFIDASGKITKTFTPQQDGFSLGLSDDLKELEPQIIDLLQSYQLNRHIKRDEEPKRLKINKQVFLDSEFENLWNKIKHKTTYEVKYSTEELVSNSIKSIRRMEKVEAMSVSYREAQLDIDIKGITSEETRVHYLKLSHLGGLPDIIAYIQRETELTRKTIVEILKGSGRLEEFAINPQKFMDAVSGIIKIELHKVMIDGVQYNKIAGDEWRMTQFEDVEILSYLHNRLEVKNSIYDAVVYDSEVERKFADDLDKRDDIKLFVKLPRWFQVETPVGFYNPDWAIVKEEDVKIYLVRETKATKDFEKLRNSEADKVKCGRKHFDALGVDFDVVTSSVNL from the coding sequence ATGAAATTAAAGTTTGATAGCTCCCAACCCTACCAACTTACTGCCATCAGCAGCATTGTTGACTTATTTGATGGACAACCCCTAAGTCAGGGCGATTTCTCTATCGAGCTAACAGCCTATGACAATTTCGGGCAAAAGAGTTTACTTCAAACGGAATTGGGAACCGGGAACAATCTGCTCTTGTCCGATGAATCTATACTAAAGAACCTTCAAAGGACTCAAGAAAAGAACGACCTTGATCATACTAATGAAGACGAGTTTAAAGAAAATGCGTTGAATTTTTCCGTTGAAATGGAGACCGGTACCGGCAAGACGTATGTTTACCTGCGGACCATTTTCGAGTTAAGTCACAAGTACGGTTTCAAGAAATTTATTGTAGTGGTGCCAAGTGTGGCCATTCGGGAAGGTGCGTTAAAAAACATTGAGATTACCAAAGACCATTTCAAGGCTCTCTATAATAATATTGAGTTTGAGTACTTTGTTTATGATTCACGTAAGGCCAATAGGCTGCGGCAGTTTGCAACCAGCAATCAGTTGCAAATCATGATAATTAATATTGATGCATTCCGTAAGGATTTTTCAGATGATGATGATAGCAAAAAAAGTAATGTTATTTTCAAAGAAAGTGATAAACTCTCAGGCAGAAAACCGATTGAATTTGTTCAAGCCGCCAGGCCTTTTGTAATAATCGATGAGCCTCAAAGTGTTGACGGCACGCCAAAGGCGCAGGAGGCTATTAAGTCGCTGAACCCACTTTGCATTTTTCGTTACTCAGCTACTCATAAGAATGTTTACAACCTTGTTCACAAACTTGACCCTATTAAAGCGTACGAACTTCGTTTGGTAAAACAAATTGTAGTCGCTTCTGTTGAGGGTGTGAATGCACAGAATGATGCCTATATAAAATTACTAGCCGTCGACAATAAGAAGGGAATCCAGGCTCGGATCGCAATTCATGAGAATACCCCGAAAGGCCCAAGAGAAAAGAAGATCTGGGTTAAGCAGAATGCAGATCTGTACGTATTGTCAAACGAGCGCGAAAACTATCGAAATGGATTTCAAATAACAGATATAAGTGCGGAACCCGGCAACGAATACATAGACTTTACGCTTGGCAGGCTAATGCTTGGCCAGGAACGTGGCGGAGTTAGAAATGACCTCATGGAGGTTCAGATTCGAAACACTATCAAAAGGCACTTGGACAAAGAGTTGCAATTAAAGGGCAAGGGCATCAAGGTGCTATCTCTTTTTTTTATCGATCGAGTTTCCAACTATCGTGAGTACGATGCGGAAGGACGACCGGTTAAGGGCAAATTTGCGCAACAATTCGAAAAGCATTACCAGGAATTAATTAAGCAACCTCAATACAAGGAACTGGACGAATTCAGCGTTGACAGAATTCACGATGGTTATTTCAGTCAAGATAAGAAAGGGGCTTTTAAGGATACCAGCGGCTCAACTAAGGATGACGATGATACATACGCCAAGATCATGCAGAACAAGGAACAGCTTCTTTCAAATGAAGAGCCTTTAAAATTCATTTTCTCACATTCGGCATTGCGCGAGGGGTGGGACAACCCAAATGTTTTTCAAATCTGTACATTGAACGAATCACGGTCTGCAATGAAAAAACGTCAGGAAATAGGTCGTGGTCTGCGTCTTCCTGTAAACCAAAATGGAGAACGAGTGTTCGATGACAATATCAACAAGCTTTTGATAATTGCTAATGAGAGTTACGAGGATTTTGCCCGAGCGTTGCAAACGGAGTATGAAGATGATTGCGGCGTGACATTTGGTAAAATCCCTAAAATTGGATTCTCAAATCTGATTCAGAAAGTTGAAGCTGGCGTTGAAATAGGTCTGGGGCGGATCGGTTCAGAAAAAGTATGGACTGAATTGGCAGCAAAAGGATTTATCGATGCTAGTGGGAAGATCACTAAGACTTTCACTCCCCAACAAGACGGGTTTTCTCTAGGTCTAAGTGATGATTTGAAGGAATTGGAGCCTCAAATCATTGACCTGCTACAAAGCTATCAACTAAACAGACACATCAAGAGGGACGAAGAACCAAAACGGCTTAAGATTAACAAACAAGTATTCCTTGACTCGGAGTTTGAAAACCTTTGGAATAAGATTAAGCACAAAACAACCTACGAGGTCAAATACTCAACAGAGGAACTTGTTTCTAACAGCATCAAGTCAATCAGAAGGATGGAAAAGGTTGAGGCAATGAGTGTCTCATATCGAGAAGCACAATTGGATATTGACATAAAAGGAATCACCTCCGAAGAAACCAGGGTACATTATCTTAAGCTTTCACACCTCGGTGGTTTACCAGACATTATCGCCTATATTCAACGTGAGACGGAGTTGACAAGAAAGACCATAGTCGAAATCCTGAAAGGCAGTGGACGCTTGGAAGAATTTGCCATCAACCCACAAAAATTCATGGACGCAGTTTCGGGCATAATCAAGATTGAACTACATAAGGTAATGATCGATGGCGTTCAATACAATAAGATTGCAGGCGATGAATGGCGCATGACACAATTCGAGGACGTTGAAATCTTAAGTTATCTACATAATCGGTTGGAAGTAAAGAACTCTATTTATGATGCTGTAGTTTATGATAGCGAGGTGGAAAGGAAATTTGCGGACGACTTGGACAAACGTGATGACATTAAGCTATTTGTTAAGCTGCCTAGATGGTTTCAGGTAGAAACGCCAGTAGGATTTTACAATCCTGATTGGGCTATTGTTAAGGAAGAAGACGTGAAGATCTATTTGGTGAGGGAAACAAAAGCTACTAAAGATTTTGAAAAGCTCAGAAACTCGGAGGCTGATAAAGTTAAGTGTGGCAGAAAGCACTTCGATGCACTTGGTGTGGATTTTGATGTTGTGACTTCCTCGGTGAATTTATGA
- a CDS encoding site-specific DNA-methyltransferase, with the protein MSIPEAQQQRLKELFPEVFTEGGKVDWDRLRLTLGEQVDVGKERFGMNWPGKADCFKTIQQPSIATLAPAREESIDFDTTQNLFIEGDNLEVLKLLQKSYLGKIKMIYIDPPYNTGNDFIYPDNYSENLQTYLEYTGQVDGEGRKFNTNAETDGRFHSKWMNMMYPRLFLSKNLMKEDGLVFISINDGEVNNLRMICNEIFGEECFVTALIWKSRQNVDSRAQSGVSIDHEYIVIYCKSISRLKGKEIDKNKYSNPDNDTRGPWMSNNMLGLATRAQRPNLHYDLTDPETGIMYSCPESSGWRYSKEAMDQKIKDKRIIFPKKIDGRPREKIFLNELSSTQTNFSSLLDEDLVGHTLNGTREVRDILGENIFSFPKPVSLLKVLVEQGSAEDDIVLDFFAGSSTIAHAVIKLNLENQQRRRFICVQLPEPIETGQSSNKDFKTISDVSKERIRRVIAHVRKEQNEKQTEAKKTLFGTDLKDIDLGFKVFKLNQSNFNLWKTDTEKSAESIIKQLELNISHISRDASQEAILFELLLKSGFELTTLVSKEAIAGKSVFSVAEGELFVCLEKELTLELIKGIAEKRPSRVICLDQGFQNNDQLKTNAVQIMKSKGVIKFQTV; encoded by the coding sequence ATGAGCATTCCCGAAGCGCAACAACAAAGGTTAAAGGAGTTATTCCCCGAAGTATTCACAGAAGGAGGCAAGGTCGATTGGGACAGGTTACGCCTTACTCTTGGTGAACAAGTTGACGTAGGAAAGGAACGCTTTGGTATGAACTGGCCAGGTAAAGCGGATTGTTTTAAAACTATCCAACAGCCTAGTATTGCGACTTTAGCTCCGGCACGTGAAGAGAGTATTGACTTTGATACTACTCAAAACCTTTTCATTGAAGGCGACAATCTTGAAGTATTGAAGCTTTTGCAAAAAAGCTATCTCGGCAAGATCAAGATGATTTACATTGATCCACCATACAATACTGGAAATGATTTTATTTATCCAGACAACTATTCTGAAAACCTTCAGACTTACCTCGAATACACCGGACAGGTGGACGGCGAAGGAAGAAAGTTTAACACTAATGCTGAAACAGACGGGCGTTTTCATAGCAAATGGATGAATATGATGTATCCCCGTTTATTTCTATCAAAGAACCTAATGAAAGAAGATGGCCTGGTTTTCATTTCCATTAATGATGGTGAGGTCAATAATTTACGAATGATTTGTAACGAAATTTTTGGGGAAGAGTGTTTTGTTACTGCTCTAATCTGGAAAAGCAGACAAAATGTAGATAGCAGAGCTCAATCAGGGGTTTCAATTGATCATGAGTACATTGTGATATACTGTAAAAGCATCTCAAGGCTAAAAGGAAAGGAAATTGACAAAAACAAGTACTCAAATCCAGACAATGACACACGAGGACCCTGGATGAGCAACAATATGTTGGGACTGGCAACGCGAGCTCAACGCCCTAACTTACATTATGACCTAACTGACCCTGAAACGGGAATTATGTACTCTTGCCCTGAGTCTTCGGGCTGGAGGTATTCAAAGGAAGCCATGGATCAAAAGATCAAGGATAAGAGGATCATTTTTCCTAAAAAAATTGACGGTAGACCAAGGGAAAAAATATTTTTGAACGAACTATCTAGTACCCAAACAAACTTTTCATCCCTATTGGATGAAGATTTAGTTGGTCATACTCTCAATGGTACAAGGGAAGTGAGAGATATTTTGGGGGAAAACATATTTTCATTTCCGAAACCTGTCTCTTTGCTAAAGGTACTTGTGGAACAAGGCAGTGCGGAAGATGATATCGTATTGGATTTTTTCGCTGGATCAAGTACAATCGCACACGCGGTAATCAAACTCAATCTCGAAAATCAACAGCGTAGGAGATTTATTTGTGTTCAATTACCCGAGCCAATTGAAACAGGTCAATCGAGTAATAAGGACTTCAAGACAATATCTGATGTCAGCAAAGAGAGAATCAGGCGTGTTATTGCACATGTTCGTAAGGAACAAAACGAAAAACAAACTGAGGCGAAGAAGACACTATTTGGTACGGACTTGAAGGATATAGATTTAGGTTTTAAGGTGTTTAAGCTCAATCAATCAAATTTTAATTTGTGGAAAACAGATACTGAAAAATCTGCTGAATCTATAATAAAGCAGCTAGAGCTAAATATCAGCCACATTTCACGGGACGCTAGCCAAGAGGCTATCCTATTTGAGCTACTGCTAAAAAGCGGATTCGAATTGACGACTTTAGTAAGCAAGGAAGCCATAGCAGGAAAATCTGTATTTAGTGTCGCTGAAGGAGAACTGTTTGTTTGCTTAGAAAAGGAATTAACTCTGGAACTAATTAAAGGAATTGCGGAAAAGAGGCCGTCACGAGTAATCTGTCTCGATCAAGGTTTTCAAAATAATGACCAATTGAAAACAAATGCAGTTCAAATAATGAAGAGCAAAGGAGTAATCAAGTTTCAAACTGTATGA